Below is a genomic region from Rhizobium sp. ACO-34A.
GTCACATGTTAGCGCGGTCGACACGTGGTCGTGAGAGCATCGAGTTTGTTCCTCACAGGCGCGGTTCCGAACACTTACAGGTGGTCGCGGTCACGAACTTCAAGGGTGGCTCTGGCAAGACTACTACCTCAGCTCACCTCGCTCAATACCTGGCTCTTCAGGGATACAGGGTTCTCGCTGTCGACCTCGATCCACAAGCGAGTCTTTCGGCCCTTTTAGGGGTTCTTCCTGAGACGGACGTCGGTGCGAATGAGACATTGTATTCTGCCATTCGTTACGACGACTTGAAGCGTCCGCTGCGCGAAGTTATTCGGCAGACTTACTTCGATGGTCTTCATCTCGTTCCAGGCAATTTGGAGCTCATGGAGTTCGAGCATACAACCCCAAAAGCACTCACCGACCGGGGCGGTCGCGATGGGCTATTCTTTACTCGTATCGCGCAAGCTTTCGATGACGTTGCCGACGACTACGACGTTGTAGTCATAGACTGCCCGCCACAGCTCGGATTTCTGACATTGAGTGGTCTCTGCGCTGCGACCTCAATGATAGTTACAGTGCATCCTCAAATGCTTGATATCGCATCTATGAGCCAATTTCTGTTGATGACGCGAGACCTTCTAGGGGTCGTCAAGGAGGCCGGTGGAAATCTACAGTATGATTTCATTCGATATCTTTTGACGCGATTTGAACCACAAGACGCGCCGCAGACGAAGGTGGCTGCGCTTTTGCGCAATATGTTTGACGATCATGTTCTGACTAATCCTATGGTAAAGTCGGCAGCAGTATCCGACGCTGGGCTGACGAAGCAGACGCTTTATGAAATTGGCCGCGAGAACCTAACCCGCTCCACCTACGATCGTGCAATGGAGGCACTGGACGCCGTAAATTCTGAAATCGAGTCGTTGATCGAAACGGCTTGGGGACGGGTGTGATGCGAACGCATTGCTTGGAAACGCTGTTGGGAGCTCCCAACGCGCAGAAGATTCCCCTATGTCGCTCGGGTTCTCGCGTCTCTACGTCGTGGGGGCCTAACGGTCAGACCGTGTTGGGAGCTCCCAACCAAGCTTTAATTCATACGGGGAATCGACGTCCTCTCCGATTTCCTGGGAGACAATTTCCATGAGCCGCAAGGATGCAATAGACAGCCTGTTCCTGAAGAAACCTGCCGCCGGCGAAAAACTAACTGCGGAGAAATCGGCGACCCGAGTCCGCACTGGAGCGATCTCAGCCATGGGGTCGTCTCTGCAAGAAATGGCAGAGGGCGCGAAAGCTGCTGCTCGCCTACAAGATCAGCTAGCGCAAGGAGAAGCCGTCGTTACGTTGGCACCTTCTTCGATTGAAGGCTCAGCGATCGCGGACCGGTTACTTACTCCGATCGATCCAAAGTTTGATCAACTTGTAACGAGCATTCTGGAAGAGGGGCAACAGGTCCCGATCCTAGTTCGTCCTCACCCTGAAATCGCCGGCAAATACCAAATCGTCTATGGTCGGCGGCGTCTACGGGCGGCGGTTCAGTTGGGCCGGGAAGTCTCCGCAATCGTCCGAAATCTAACCGACCGAGAATTGGTCATTGCCCAAGGTCGGGAGAATCTTGATCGCGCTGACCTATCTTTCATTGAGAAAGCATTGTTCGCGCTTCGATTGGAAGATGCTGGCTACGACCGTGCAACGATCATCGCTGCGCTTTCTACGGACAAAGCAGACCTCAGCCGCTACATATCGGTAGCTCGCGGAATTCCTCTCGATATCGCCTCCCAGATTGGTCCAGCACCCAAGGCTGGGAGGTCACGGTGGGTCGCTCTCTCCGAGGCTCTTCGGACTACACCATCGACCGATATCGTAGAACGAGTAGTCTCATCTGACGAGTTTCGAATTTCTGACAGTGATGCGAGATTTGGATTAGTCCTCAAAGCCGTATCCAAACCGTCCGGGCAGGCTGACAAGCGAGAAAGAGCCTGGAGCACTCCGAAAGGGAGGAAGGCTGCAAAAATCCAGAAGCACAAGGATCGAACTGCCTTGATCTTCGACGAAAAGCGCGTGCCTGAGTTCGGCGAATTCGTCGCGAGCCAACTCGATAGCTTGTATTCACAATTCCTCGAAGCAACCGAAGGAGAAAAGATAGAATGAAAGAAAGCGGTTCATCGGCGTCGGGTCTCGCTCGGCTAGGATGATAAACCACAACCGCAAAAGAAAAAGGCCCCCGAAACGGCGTTCCGGAAGACCTTCTCTTTAGTCTCGCAGCTTAGAGAATCGCACTTCCTGGAATCTCAGTCAAGAGTCCCATAAGGAAACGTCGAGGCGGTGTGCAAATTTCTTTTGCCTAAACGAAGGTAGAAGGAAATGCAGACGCATTTATCAACGACGCCCTTTGGGCGGCGGCCAATGTCGCTTGGCCAGATTTCAAGTCAAATGGCAGCAAAGGCCGTGAAGCCTGACGCGACCGCAAACAAATGGCATGTGTTCCAGAATATCCGCGAGGCGAGGGAACTGCTCGGTGCGACGGATCGCTCGCTTGCGATCCTCAACGCCTTGCTGACGTTTCATCCGGAAACCACATTGACGGGCGATGCCGAACTTGTTGTGTGGCCGTCGAACGAGCAGCTTGCCGCGCGAGCCAACGGCATGCCGGCCACGACGCTGCGCCGGCACATTGCGGTGCTTGTGGAGTGCGGCCTGGTTATTCGACGTGATAGCCCAAACGGGAAACGCTTCGCTCGTAAGGGCAGGGGTGGTGAGATCGAGCAGGCCTACGGCTTTGATCTGTCCCCGATCGTGGCGCGGGCCGAAGAATTCAGAGACATGGCCGGGGCGATCCAGGCTGAGAAAAA
It encodes:
- a CDS encoding plasmid partitioning protein RepA; the encoded protein is MISRNDRPSVDVTIGDHAEQLSSQLQAMSEALFPPTSHKTLRKFTSGEAARLMNISDSTLRKMTLAGEGPQPELASNGRRFYTLGQINEIRHMLARSTRGRESIEFVPHRRGSEHLQVVAVTNFKGGSGKTTTSAHLAQYLALQGYRVLAVDLDPQASLSALLGVLPETDVGANETLYSAIRYDDLKRPLREVIRQTYFDGLHLVPGNLELMEFEHTTPKALTDRGGRDGLFFTRIAQAFDDVADDYDVVVIDCPPQLGFLTLSGLCAATSMIVTVHPQMLDIASMSQFLLMTRDLLGVVKEAGGNLQYDFIRYLLTRFEPQDAPQTKVAALLRNMFDDHVLTNPMVKSAAVSDAGLTKQTLYEIGRENLTRSTYDRAMEALDAVNSEIESLIETAWGRV
- a CDS encoding plasmid partitioning protein RepB, whose protein sequence is MSRKDAIDSLFLKKPAAGEKLTAEKSATRVRTGAISAMGSSLQEMAEGAKAAARLQDQLAQGEAVVTLAPSSIEGSAIADRLLTPIDPKFDQLVTSILEEGQQVPILVRPHPEIAGKYQIVYGRRRLRAAVQLGREVSAIVRNLTDRELVIAQGRENLDRADLSFIEKALFALRLEDAGYDRATIIAALSTDKADLSRYISVARGIPLDIASQIGPAPKAGRSRWVALSEALRTTPSTDIVERVVSSDEFRISDSDARFGLVLKAVSKPSGQADKRERAWSTPKGRKAAKIQKHKDRTALIFDEKRVPEFGEFVASQLDSLYSQFLEATEGEKIE